Proteins encoded within one genomic window of Empedobacter falsenii:
- a CDS encoding HNH endonuclease, producing MISIRGSIPDKIINEAFETHTNFVIKEVNIRIDFYINLFETIKNIKKNTKVTIIEEKVKKHIHHTQYESFIKIIYIKEKSFTKKKYSWLKKSNLFKDELRDCNKVIHQLKLLKKCTKYIISLDLSSNENNLKIYLKFRNRINLIKCLLSKIFDYDNWFNILDLNKDWGPYQLTTKLDLKTCCYCNNNYTFSITEGQKKVMRPDLDHFLPKSEHPLLALSFYNLIPSCKICNQTLKHDVSFNYEDYISPYENNPNHNYLQFDYYPKDYEASIGNSDKLYIITKNNGLVYGQEIFNKLKNHQKVFKYDIVYNLHTDIVRDIIKKRVISNDKYIETLIKTFPTANLSIEQAYQIAYGNYYNEKDFIKRPLSKLTKDIAISIGIIKIKKP from the coding sequence ATGATTAGTATAAGAGGATCTATACCTGATAAAATAATCAATGAAGCTTTTGAAACTCATACAAATTTCGTAATTAAAGAGGTTAATATAAGAATTGATTTTTATATAAATTTATTTGAAACTATAAAAAATATTAAGAAAAATACGAAAGTTACTATAATAGAAGAAAAAGTTAAAAAACATATACATCACACTCAATATGAATCATTTATCAAGATTATATATATTAAAGAAAAATCATTCACCAAAAAAAAATACAGTTGGTTAAAGAAAAGTAATCTTTTTAAAGATGAACTAAGAGATTGTAATAAGGTAATTCATCAACTAAAGTTATTAAAAAAATGCACAAAATATATTATATCATTAGATTTATCAAGCAATGAAAATAATCTTAAAATCTATTTAAAGTTCAGGAATAGAATAAATTTAATTAAATGTTTATTATCTAAAATTTTTGACTACGATAATTGGTTTAATATATTAGATTTAAATAAAGATTGGGGACCATATCAATTAACTACAAAATTAGATTTGAAAACTTGTTGTTATTGTAACAACAATTATACTTTTAGTATTACAGAAGGTCAAAAGAAAGTAATGCGACCAGATTTAGACCATTTTTTACCAAAAAGTGAGCATCCTCTTTTAGCTTTAAGTTTTTATAATTTGATACCCTCTTGCAAAATATGTAACCAAACTTTAAAGCATGACGTTAGTTTTAATTATGAGGACTATATTTCACCTTATGAAAATAATCCAAATCATAATTATTTACAATTTGATTATTATCCAAAAGATTATGAAGCTTCAATAGGTAATTCTGATAAACTATATATAATAACTAAAAATAACGGTTTAGTGTATGGTCAAGAAATCTTTAATAAGTTAAAAAATCATCAAAAAGTTTTTAAATATGATATTGTTTATAATTTACATACAGATATAGTAAGAGATATTATAAAAAAAAGAGTTATATCTAATGATAAGTACATTGAAACGTTGATTAAAACTTTTCCTACTGCAAATTTATCTATAGAACAAGCTTATCAAATTGCCTATGGTAATTACTATAATGAAAAAGACTTTATAAAAAGACCTTTATCTAAACTCACAAAAGACATTGCTATTTCTATAGGAATTATTAAGATTAAAAAGCCATAA
- a CDS encoding AAA family ATPase: MILSAFYIPKGSIEHLFGKDHQGFIINLGGKNFYTAEFNSDVLYLELKQKNQEFISDFFAPEISNISAIVGKNGIGKTTLLRVINECIDKKSIKCLYIFEHNEQIYILNEIENQSYLPIYFKPIEIAKKSYSTIFYSSETDLDLRSAMQFVYDIEGNYTLEDLSLKQTTNNLKFLTNPISHKIKKIYDDFPSYDELHISITNHKKDYFKYVYANANLGNQNRVDVLKTYINGDLQRIKDNTLTDSINNILINYLQIINSNGLNHMFDELWNLDEYKKNTTSQTIHQKQDFINNFEITILSYLILNTTFPRTPFQGYYNFNLILEANSFEEKLNCFLELFLTNSDNLLTTSLLDCFGKIELSNYSEISKKVTYYKTNQAHKFTKEQFKEIDAVNLAEMYLNQMNAIYNYYNYLRNIINDNSLKIEKDKLIFDTQIHSIEILNVFVNNYNSLIDSVKNLPLKIKFLDFEPNKVLSTGEKSILKFYANIHNYIQSNLNRSDYKKEQFYLFLLDEPELGYHPLWKKKFINALSTTFPLLLDEFKNVEIENKLIEDSTNNHYIQIIFTTHDPLTLSDIPSKNIVYLDQNKDSTTKIDDGLTNTKKTFGANIHELLADSFFISNGLIGEFAKEKIDKTLHLLNLKITENEKHKVEVKIDELQKKEIKKMIDIIDEPIIKFKLIEMFNLAFPSSNHIDEEIQLLEEKLKELKSRKND; this comes from the coding sequence ATGATTTTATCAGCTTTCTATATCCCAAAAGGATCTATTGAACATTTATTCGGAAAAGATCATCAAGGATTTATTATAAATCTTGGAGGTAAAAATTTTTACACGGCAGAATTTAATTCTGATGTTTTATATTTAGAACTAAAACAAAAGAATCAAGAATTTATTTCTGATTTTTTTGCTCCAGAAATTTCTAATATTAGTGCTATTGTAGGTAAAAATGGCATTGGAAAAACTACATTATTAAGAGTTATAAATGAATGCATAGACAAAAAGAGTATTAAGTGTTTATATATATTTGAACATAACGAACAAATATATATTTTAAATGAAATTGAAAATCAATCATATTTACCTATATACTTTAAACCTATTGAAATAGCTAAAAAAAGTTATTCTACTATATTTTATAGTTCTGAAACAGATCTTGATTTAAGAAGTGCAATGCAATTCGTTTATGACATTGAAGGAAATTATACATTAGAAGATTTGAGTTTAAAACAAACAACAAATAATCTTAAATTTCTAACAAATCCTATTTCTCATAAGATCAAAAAAATTTATGATGACTTCCCTTCTTATGATGAATTGCATATTAGTATAACAAATCATAAAAAAGATTATTTTAAATATGTTTATGCAAACGCTAATTTAGGAAACCAAAATAGAGTTGATGTTTTAAAAACCTATATAAACGGAGATTTACAAAGAATAAAAGATAATACATTAACTGATTCAATAAATAATATTTTAATCAATTATTTACAAATAATAAATAGTAATGGATTAAATCATATGTTTGATGAATTATGGAATTTAGATGAATATAAAAAAAATACTACATCACAAACTATTCATCAAAAGCAAGATTTTATCAATAACTTTGAAATTACAATATTAAGTTATCTTATACTTAATACCACATTTCCTAGAACACCATTTCAAGGCTATTATAATTTCAACTTGATCTTAGAAGCTAATTCTTTTGAAGAAAAGCTTAATTGTTTTCTAGAGTTATTTTTAACAAATAGTGATAATTTATTAACCACATCATTATTAGATTGCTTTGGTAAAATTGAGTTAAGTAATTATAGTGAAATATCTAAAAAAGTAACCTATTATAAAACCAATCAAGCTCATAAATTTACTAAAGAGCAATTTAAAGAAATAGATGCTGTAAATCTTGCAGAAATGTATTTAAATCAAATGAATGCGATTTACAATTATTATAACTATTTAAGAAATATAATAAATGATAATAGTTTAAAAATTGAAAAAGACAAATTAATATTTGATACTCAAATACATTCTATTGAAATACTTAATGTTTTTGTAAATAATTATAATAGCTTAATCGATTCAGTAAAGAACTTACCTTTAAAGATAAAATTTTTAGATTTTGAACCAAATAAAGTACTTTCAACAGGTGAAAAATCAATTTTAAAGTTTTATGCTAATATCCATAATTATATTCAATCAAATCTTAATAGAAGTGACTATAAAAAGGAACAATTTTATTTATTTCTCTTAGATGAACCCGAGCTAGGTTACCACCCTTTGTGGAAGAAAAAATTCATTAATGCTTTAAGTACAACTTTTCCTTTGTTATTAGATGAATTTAAAAATGTAGAGATTGAAAATAAATTAATTGAAGACTCTACAAATAATCATTATATACAAATAATATTTACAACACACGACCCTCTGACATTATCAGATATCCCTTCAAAAAACATTGTTTATTTAGATCAAAATAAAGATTCAACAACAAAAATTGATGATGGTTTAACAAATACAAAAAAAACTTTTGGTGCTAATATTCACGAGTTATTAGCAGATAGTTTCTTTATTTCAAACGGATTAATTGGTGAATTTGCAAAAGAAAAAATTGATAAAACACTTCATCTGTTAAATTTAAAAATAACTGAAAATGAAAAACATAAGGTAGAAGTAAAAATTGATGAGTTACAAAAAAAAGAGATAAAAAAAATGATTGATATAATCGATGAACCTATCATCAAATTTAAATTAATTGAAATGTTTAATCTTGCATTTCCTTCTTCAAATCATATTGATGAAGAAATTCAATTATTAGAAGAAAAGCTAAAAGAATTAAAATCTAGAAAAAATGATTAG
- a CDS encoding type VI secretion system Vgr family protein, whose translation MQLPFKPYNGAKAIDDSQVAGINRLAKLLIVIDGKIVPHYKHFSLKQHSQTHHQFELVLDHDTFGNYENHKLETSNKFLGNRLTVVIRYKDIEDSPERTFVGVITKVGYLQEHSSLGNIVLSGFSPTILLDGAPHTQSFGGDRSVNMSIIANKLIKEGLGDSKFDIRVDAKDASDIVYSTQYNETHYNYLARMASAYGEQFFYDGEVLHFGQLPPQNKPLNLVYGRNVNDISIELNAVHTKPQFYGYNSSDNAKLTSGQTPLKHRSDLAQTAYKNNENIFKTKALQVAPIKANTDKDVVNAQESEAGQKGVEVFTVSGSTSIPFLYPGCVADLEMRKQDSNKTSYFTRIMITDVEHDIDTLGHYTERFKAIASDTGFLPKPEFTIPIAQPQIATVISNADPKGQGRVTIKFDWQLHDTTNFIRMMSPDAGGTDQVTQNRGYVAIPEVGDQVMVGFVHNHPDRPFVMGGMFHGKVGLGGGANNSVKSIQTRSGHRIVFTEDESIIITDKSGNEIHLDTIGSNINITAPETINIKCKNFNIDVQENMNTSVGINQMNSIGMNFTNSVGVNYIATAGGMMTNNAILDYSLMAANIMEIANGNKTSKSKEVLDQSSDKKIISENKNEIHSQGSFDNNGGEGTKMH comes from the coding sequence ATGCAACTACCTTTCAAACCCTACAATGGTGCTAAGGCTATTGACGATAGCCAAGTCGCTGGAATTAATCGTTTAGCCAAATTATTAATCGTAATTGATGGTAAAATTGTTCCGCATTACAAGCATTTTTCTTTAAAACAACATAGCCAAACTCATCATCAATTCGAGTTAGTTTTGGATCATGATACCTTTGGTAATTATGAAAATCATAAACTCGAAACTTCAAATAAATTTTTAGGAAACCGCCTGACAGTCGTTATTCGTTACAAAGATATTGAGGATAGTCCTGAAAGAACTTTTGTCGGAGTCATTACAAAAGTAGGGTATTTACAAGAACATTCTAGCCTTGGAAATATCGTTTTATCGGGGTTTAGTCCAACTATTTTGTTGGATGGCGCACCGCATACACAGAGTTTTGGAGGTGATAGATCGGTTAACATGAGTATTATTGCCAATAAACTAATTAAAGAAGGACTTGGAGATTCTAAATTTGATATTCGGGTTGACGCAAAAGATGCTTCCGATATAGTTTACAGCACGCAATACAATGAAACGCATTACAATTATTTGGCTCGAATGGCTTCTGCTTATGGAGAACAATTTTTTTATGATGGTGAAGTCTTGCATTTTGGACAATTGCCGCCACAAAATAAACCGCTCAATTTGGTTTATGGTCGAAATGTAAATGATATTAGTATTGAGCTGAATGCGGTTCATACTAAACCTCAATTTTATGGCTATAATAGCAGTGATAACGCAAAATTAACTTCTGGTCAAACACCGCTTAAACACAGAAGCGATTTGGCTCAAACAGCTTATAAAAACAACGAGAATATTTTCAAAACTAAAGCTTTACAAGTCGCGCCTATCAAAGCAAATACGGATAAAGATGTAGTAAATGCGCAAGAAAGTGAGGCTGGACAAAAAGGTGTTGAAGTCTTTACAGTAAGCGGTTCTACATCGATTCCATTTTTGTATCCTGGTTGTGTAGCTGATTTAGAAATGCGCAAACAAGACAGCAACAAAACATCGTATTTTACTCGAATTATGATTACGGATGTGGAGCATGATATTGATACTTTAGGACATTATACGGAACGATTTAAAGCAATTGCTTCGGATACTGGATTTTTACCAAAACCTGAATTTACAATCCCAATTGCTCAACCTCAAATTGCAACTGTAATCTCAAATGCTGATCCAAAAGGACAAGGACGAGTGACCATTAAATTTGATTGGCAATTACATGATACAACAAATTTTATCCGCATGATGTCGCCTGATGCTGGAGGTACAGATCAAGTGACACAAAACCGTGGGTATGTTGCCATACCAGAAGTTGGCGATCAAGTAATGGTTGGCTTTGTACACAATCATCCTGACAGACCTTTTGTCATGGGCGGTATGTTTCATGGAAAAGTTGGATTGGGTGGTGGTGCGAATAATAGTGTGAAATCTATACAGACAAGAAGTGGACATCGTATTGTTTTTACAGAAGACGAAAGCATCATCATCACTGACAAATCAGGTAATGAAATTCATCTCGATACTATTGGTAGTAATATCAATATTACCGCTCCTGAAACGATTAATATAAAATGTAAGAATTTTAATATCGATGTTCAAGAGAATATGAATACAAGTGTTGGGATTAACCAAATGAATTCTATAGGCATGAATTTTACAAATAGTGTAGGTGTAAATTATATAGCAACTGCTGGAGGAATGATGACTAATAATGCAATTTTAGATTATAGTTTGATGGCTGCTAATATTATGGAAATTGCCAATGGTAATAAAACGTCTAAATCAAAAGAAGTTTTAGACCAATCAAGTGATAAAAAGATTATTTCTGAAAATAAAAATGAAATACATAGTCAGGGTTCATTTGATAATAATGGAGGTGAAGGAACAAAAATGCATTAA
- the tssD gene encoding type VI secretion system tube protein TssD, whose protein sequence is MANNSRGVLKFNGGEDQKIIKLDYQVSRTTDVSGRVASDPSNALIKVTVEATESSTILESLLNGKYKPTVGDITFNKAHEEGVLINLKWENGYVIQHELNFDALNDNNMLISFVVSAEKIDYGTASYDGVWPSAR, encoded by the coding sequence ATGGCTAACAATTCAAGAGGAGTCTTAAAATTCAACGGTGGTGAGGATCAAAAAATCATCAAATTAGATTATCAAGTATCAAGAACTACTGATGTTTCGGGACGTGTAGCTTCTGATCCATCTAATGCTTTAATCAAAGTAACAGTAGAAGCAACTGAAAGTTCTACGATTTTGGAGAGTTTATTAAACGGAAAATATAAACCAACTGTTGGTGATATTACGTTCAATAAAGCGCACGAAGAAGGTGTTTTAATCAACTTGAAGTGGGAAAACGGTTACGTTATTCAACACGAATTAAATTTTGACGCGTTAAACGACAACAATATGTTAATTTCATTTGTCGTGAGTGCAGAGAAAATTGATTACGGAACAGCTTCTTACGACGGTGTTTGGCCTTCTGCTCGATAA
- a CDS encoding AraC family transcriptional regulator, producing the protein MTKKLFPTYDICNLNTEKNSNELFSIDRFRGYVDSNPHLQEVHSHNYYHLVYFTEGSGEHLIDFEKFEAKSGTMYFMKPGQVHQWYFKEKYDGFVVNFSDNFFDWIGINSSILQKFRFLQSILVKDHVVEISPDVQEKISSYFEEMINENQENNQFSNLKIGFHLMNLFIDIERSLEAVKIKTSDYQSVLLNNFQSLIDQNFKTKKLPKEYAELLYITPNHLNALCKDILGTSAGELIRSRIVLEAKRLLVNKEISVTEIAYLLNFQDASYFVKFFKKYTEFTPEQFRKQYYS; encoded by the coding sequence ATGACCAAAAAACTTTTCCCAACATACGATATCTGTAACCTGAATACCGAAAAAAATAGTAATGAGTTGTTTTCCATCGATCGTTTTAGAGGTTATGTTGATAGTAATCCACATTTGCAGGAAGTTCACAGTCATAATTATTACCATTTGGTCTATTTTACAGAAGGTAGCGGCGAACATTTGATCGATTTTGAGAAGTTTGAGGCTAAATCTGGGACAATGTATTTTATGAAACCTGGACAAGTACACCAATGGTATTTTAAGGAAAAATATGATGGGTTTGTCGTGAATTTTTCTGATAATTTTTTTGATTGGATTGGAATTAATTCTTCTATTTTACAAAAATTTAGATTTTTACAATCTATTTTGGTGAAAGATCATGTGGTTGAAATTTCGCCAGATGTACAAGAAAAAATTTCAAGTTATTTTGAGGAAATGATAAATGAAAATCAAGAAAATAATCAATTCTCGAATTTAAAAATTGGTTTTCATTTGATGAATTTATTTATTGATATTGAACGAAGTTTGGAAGCTGTAAAAATTAAAACAAGTGATTATCAATCAGTGTTGCTGAATAATTTTCAGTCGCTTATCGATCAAAATTTCAAGACCAAAAAATTACCGAAAGAATATGCCGAATTGTTGTACATTACACCCAATCATTTGAACGCGTTGTGCAAAGATATTTTGGGAACATCGGCAGGTGAATTAATAAGAAGTCGCATTGTTTTAGAAGCAAAACGGTTACTTGTTAATAAAGAGATTTCTGTTACAGAAATTGCGTATTTACTCAATTTTCAGGATGCTTCTTATTTTGTGAAATTCTTCAAAAAATACACTGAGTTTACGCCAGAACAATTCAGAAAACAATATTATTCGTAA
- a CDS encoding AAA family ATPase, producing the protein MNNEINKQKINASALYKLITKEMVYEVKEQLLASRNKLNDSNYVVIINNEPYPPKDVIRFIANQNNYDLDDKTLKGGKANKPFEELGFLVINKKDYPVFDGTRLAPQIRKYQDTINNTEWLSKNEGYKFNFIKWFEKNVDINTLTNEEVISKINESQELYFQPNSKEKGVNFIKSIKRYNDDYVTIEDLIKIRKIINKEIPVTKENLTLSFNLLPKTSVYLNLFKPDEFTFYDSKSSPSYEFLADSKNYPKIDFKAFQFNQIYYKNIKKYLKESHLNTDVFKSLLEVDELNELHWNFITQDFLFFIANKIMMKETLQDTYDKFLYTFDFENDNWYNQLKKYSEIAQILKSNSKENKYKNYDELNQDFKSLCQDENEDFLQRYLFESDNGFSRIRNQLIENTNRKLIRDKINSEYSLINEILISSDKRETYQKIHHLIDTNKWTVITRFTRALFPFDFTSIDSYKFFNLLVKKLNDEFEIEFETKNQIDLNEQIINLIEFDDIYKAQIFFWFYTTQTYDLENLEESDVNEEINEYELANNSMKNIHPLNQILFGAPGTGKTHETKKLAVEVIENRKLDSLSREEITVLYDKYYANGQINFTTFHQSISYEDFIEGIKPQVFTDENENKTVVYDVEDGIFKKMCQLSATTNNNVIKNQNINFSKINFYKMSLGGINNLDLHNWSFENNLLLLGWGDDKDFTELSKIKDWKLFRDKFKQDFPELVEESKYVIQAVFTFQKMKIGDIVFASKGNKIIDAVGIIESEYFYDSSKEIDKYQFREVKWLATNLDIPAEKFLKVKITQASMYEFNKNDIKINELTEYFNTNETVNNNHVIIIDEINRGNVSAIFGELITLIEDTKRKGTTIVNNEAIEVELPYSKEKFSVPDNLFIIGTMNTADRSVEALDTALRRRFSFVEMKSNPDILESCHKSKGIITTNEGVTIYLIDLLKKINERIEVLIDKDHQIGHSFFINVNSLDDLRVVFKNKINPLLEEYFYGNFAKIGLVLGEKFLEEIHSNKDIFAKFEYEERSFLTEKKVYQLKDPFKLNADDFGSI; encoded by the coding sequence ATGAATAACGAAATAAATAAACAAAAAATAAACGCTAGTGCACTTTATAAACTTATCACAAAAGAAATGGTTTATGAAGTTAAAGAGCAATTATTAGCAAGTAGAAATAAACTAAATGACTCTAATTATGTAGTCATAATTAATAATGAGCCTTATCCACCTAAAGATGTTATTAGATTTATAGCTAATCAAAATAATTATGACTTAGATGATAAAACTTTAAAAGGTGGCAAAGCAAATAAACCTTTTGAAGAACTTGGGTTTTTAGTTATTAATAAAAAAGATTATCCAGTTTTTGATGGAACTAGATTAGCTCCACAAATTAGAAAATATCAAGATACAATTAATAATACAGAATGGTTAAGTAAAAATGAAGGTTATAAATTTAACTTTATCAAATGGTTTGAAAAAAATGTAGATATTAATACACTAACTAACGAAGAAGTTATTTCTAAAATAAACGAGTCACAAGAATTATACTTTCAACCAAACTCTAAAGAGAAAGGAGTTAATTTTATAAAGTCTATCAAAAGATATAACGATGATTATGTTACAATTGAAGACTTAATCAAAATTAGAAAAATCATAAATAAGGAGATACCTGTAACTAAAGAAAACCTTACTTTATCCTTTAATTTATTACCAAAAACTAGTGTTTATTTAAATCTTTTTAAACCTGATGAATTCACCTTTTATGACTCCAAATCTTCTCCTTCTTATGAATTTTTAGCAGACTCTAAAAATTATCCTAAAATTGATTTTAAAGCATTTCAATTCAATCAGATTTACTATAAAAACATAAAAAAATATTTAAAAGAAAGTCATTTAAATACTGATGTGTTTAAATCTCTTTTAGAAGTGGATGAATTAAATGAATTACATTGGAATTTCATTACTCAAGACTTTCTTTTTTTCATTGCTAACAAAATTATGATGAAAGAAACTCTTCAAGATACTTATGATAAGTTTTTATACACTTTTGATTTCGAAAATGACAATTGGTATAACCAACTAAAAAAGTATTCTGAAATAGCTCAAATTTTAAAATCTAATAGCAAAGAGAATAAATACAAAAATTATGATGAATTAAATCAAGATTTTAAATCACTTTGTCAAGATGAAAATGAAGATTTTTTACAACGATATTTATTTGAGTCAGATAATGGATTTTCAAGAATTAGAAATCAATTGATTGAAAATACTAATAGAAAACTAATAAGGGATAAGATTAACTCTGAATATTCACTAATTAATGAAATATTAATAAGTTCAGATAAAAGAGAAACATATCAAAAAATACATCATTTAATAGATACAAATAAATGGACTGTAATCACTCGCTTTACTAGAGCATTATTTCCTTTTGATTTTACATCTATTGATTCATATAAGTTTTTTAATTTATTAGTCAAAAAACTTAATGATGAATTTGAGATTGAATTTGAAACTAAAAATCAAATTGATTTAAATGAACAAATCATCAATCTAATTGAGTTTGATGATATTTATAAAGCTCAAATATTCTTCTGGTTTTATACAACTCAAACTTATGATTTGGAGAATTTAGAAGAAAGTGATGTAAATGAAGAAATAAATGAATATGAATTAGCTAACAACTCTATGAAAAATATACACCCTTTAAATCAAATCCTATTTGGCGCTCCTGGTACAGGAAAAACACATGAAACTAAAAAACTTGCTGTAGAAGTCATTGAAAATAGAAAATTAGATTCCCTTTCAAGAGAAGAAATTACTGTATTATACGATAAATATTATGCGAATGGTCAAATAAACTTTACTACATTCCATCAAAGTATTAGTTATGAAGATTTCATAGAGGGGATTAAGCCTCAGGTTTTTACAGATGAAAATGAAAATAAAACCGTAGTATATGATGTAGAAGATGGTATTTTTAAGAAGATGTGTCAATTGTCTGCTACAACGAATAATAATGTTATTAAAAATCAAAATATCAACTTTAGCAAAATAAACTTTTATAAAATGAGCTTAGGAGGTATTAATAACCTTGATTTACATAATTGGTCTTTTGAAAATAATCTTTTATTACTAGGTTGGGGTGATGATAAAGATTTTACAGAATTAAGCAAAATAAAAGATTGGAAACTTTTTAGGGATAAATTTAAACAAGACTTTCCTGAGCTAGTTGAAGAAAGTAAATATGTAATACAAGCTGTATTTACTTTTCAAAAAATGAAAATTGGAGATATCGTTTTTGCATCTAAAGGAAATAAAATTATAGACGCTGTTGGAATAATTGAGAGCGAATACTTTTATGACAGTTCTAAAGAAATTGATAAATATCAATTTAGAGAAGTAAAATGGTTGGCAACAAATTTAGATATTCCTGCCGAAAAATTTTTAAAAGTTAAAATTACTCAAGCGTCTATGTATGAGTTTAACAAAAATGATATTAAAATTAATGAGCTAACTGAATATTTCAATACCAATGAAACTGTTAATAACAACCATGTAATAATTATAGATGAAATAAACAGAGGAAATGTTTCTGCTATTTTTGGGGAGTTAATTACATTGATAGAGGACACTAAAAGAAAAGGAACTACTATTGTAAATAACGAAGCTATTGAAGTTGAATTACCTTACTCTAAAGAAAAATTTTCAGTTCCTGATAACTTATTTATCATTGGAACTATGAATACTGCTGATAGAAGTGTTGAAGCTCTAGACACTGCATTAAGAAGACGTTTTTCATTCGTAGAAATGAAATCTAATCCTGATATCTTAGAAAGTTGTCATAAAAGTAAAGGTATTATTACGACAAATGAAGGAGTAACTATTTACTTAATTGATCTACTTAAAAAAATAAATGAAAGGATTGAAGTTCTTATTGATAAAGACCATCAAATTGGACATTCATTTTTTATCAATGTAAATAGCTTAGATGATTTAAGAGTAGTATTCAAAAATAAAATTAATCCTTTGTTAGAGGAATATTTCTATGGAAACTTTGCTAAAATTGGATTAGTATTGGGTGAAAAGTTCTTAGAAGAAATACATAGTAATAAAGATATTTTCGCAAAATTTGAATATGAAGAACGTTCATTTCTAACTGAAAAGAAAGTTTATCAATTAAAAGATCCTTTTAAACTAAATGCAGACGATTTTGGAAGTATCTAG
- a CDS encoding patatin-like phospholipase family protein: MEFKEKKIILLSLDGGGIRGIISCVILKYIEDKLKEIHDENAKIGDYVDFIAGTSTGALIASLLLSPSTENPKRAKHSITDALNIYLGEGKNIFSKTFWTILNNPLSVLKDNLPTLVLEEQLKIVFGEAELKDMIRPCAIVSYDTEHQKPKIFNSIDGISPFRNFYVKDICRASSAAPTYFEPAKIKSFADQEFSCIDGGVFANNPTFVGFIETQKINFNKYFKDELKYNGTAPLQEFIIISLGNGSRAKSYKHEHLTGISKSKWVDPLVDIFISTGVDMVDQEMRSMFALLKPKYQQNYYRFNPEIPESALDLGNVSNSNIKTLLDVANDYVAKHKEHLDEVVQKLIFNQVEIS, encoded by the coding sequence ATGGAATTTAAAGAGAAAAAAATTATCTTACTTTCTTTGGATGGCGGAGGAATTAGAGGAATTATATCGTGTGTCATTTTAAAATACATCGAAGATAAATTAAAGGAAATTCATGACGAAAATGCTAAAATAGGCGATTATGTCGATTTTATTGCAGGTACAAGTACTGGTGCTTTAATCGCTTCTTTGTTATTATCTCCTTCTACCGAAAATCCAAAAAGAGCAAAACACTCGATTACAGATGCTTTGAATATTTATTTAGGCGAAGGGAAAAATATTTTCTCAAAAACATTCTGGACAATTCTCAATAATCCGTTGAGTGTGCTGAAAGATAATTTACCAACGCTTGTATTGGAAGAGCAATTAAAAATCGTTTTTGGAGAGGCAGAGTTAAAAGATATGATTCGTCCTTGCGCAATAGTTTCTTATGATACTGAGCATCAAAAACCAAAAATTTTCAATTCAATTGATGGAATTTCTCCTTTCCGAAATTTTTATGTAAAAGATATTTGTCGTGCTTCATCAGCTGCGCCAACTTATTTTGAACCTGCGAAAATAAAATCATTCGCTGATCAAGAATTTAGCTGTATTGATGGTGGTGTTTTTGCAAACAATCCGACTTTTGTTGGTTTTATCGAAACGCAAAAAATAAATTTCAATAAATACTTCAAAGATGAATTAAAGTATAATGGAACAGCACCTTTACAAGAATTTATTATCATTTCTCTCGGAAATGGTTCGCGTGCAAAATCTTATAAACACGAACATTTAACAGGAATTTCAAAATCTAAATGGGTAGATCCTTTGGTAGACATTTTTATTTCAACTGGCGTTGATATGGTCGATCAGGAAATGAGAAGTATGTTCGCTTTATTGAAGCCAAAATACCAACAAAATTATTATCGATTTAATCCTGAAATTCCAGAATCTGCATTGGATTTAGGAAATGTTTCCAACAGTAATATTAAAACGTTATTGGATGTTGCCAATGATTATGTAGCAAAACACAAAGAACATTTGGATGAAGTTGTTCAAAAATTAATTTTCAATCAAGTTGAAATCTCATAA